TTCGCCCCTAAACTGGCTAACTCCAGCATTTCATCACAAGTAATTTCTGTCATCAAATGAGCATCTGGAACCAGTCGGGGGTCTGCGGTTAAAATTCCAGGTACATCAGTGTAAATTTCGCAGAAATTAGCTTGTAAAGCAGCAGCTAAAGCTACGGCTGAGGTATCTGAACCACCGCGTCCCAAGGTAGTAATTTCTAATTCACCTGTTTCACTAACACCTTGGAACCCAGCGACAACAACAACCTCACCATTTTTAAGATGTCGCTCAATTCGCTCTGTTTTAATTTGAAGAATTCTAGCGCGGGTATGTTCTGGTTCTGTGACGATACCTACCTGCGCCCCAGTTAAAGAAATTGCAGGTTGTCCTAACTGCTGCAATGCCATACTTAGCAGGGCAATAGAAACTTGTTCGCCAGTGGATAGTAGCATATCCATTTCTCGGCGATTCGGATTGTTAGAAATTTCTTTGGCTAGTTTCACTAAACCATCAGTAGTTTTGCCCATTGCGGAAACAACAACTACCACCGAGTTACCTGAAGAGGCTGTTTTCATGACGCGCTGGGCTACAGCTTGAATGCGTTCAACTGAGCCAACGGAACTCCCACCATATTTCTGAACAATCAGTGCCATAAGCTAACTTACCCCTGCTACTTTAGCTAAACCTGAACAGTTGTAGCGTCAAACCTGTCCGGCAAGCTATTAATTATTGAATATTAATTAACCTATTTAACTTACCAGACCCAGGAGACCAAAACAGCTTATTTTTTATTCTCTGCTGGATTTGTTTATAAACGTATCTGTCTACAGATGTGGTTGCTTGACAAGATATACAGGACTTACGCAAAAAAATACCAGCGAACAGGATGCTCGTACTAAATATAATCAAAATTAATTGCTATTACGCTATTAGTTAGTAATGTGTTCGCTTCGCGGGCGCGTAGTACCAACGTCTCTCTCACTAACCCAGAATGCGTAAGTCCTGTTAAATTGCCGCATACTTTTTCCTAGTCTTAATTGCTAATAACAATACAAAAACAGTTAATATACCAGCCAAGTATAAAGAGTAACCGTATGTCTGAGCATTAGCTTGATTCATGATCGTACCAGCAATTACAGGGCCAACAGCATTAGCAATACTTAAATACGAAGCATTCAGTCCCATAGCCATTCCCTGATCTTCTGCTGTAGCATTAAGGGAAATCAAAGTATTGATCATGGGTTGAACTAAAGAATTAAAAATTGAGAATAAAACGATCACAAAAATAAAATAAATAATATTTGGAAAAATTGGCATTAATAAAAATGAAACACTGCGAACAGCTAAAGCAATAAATAATATGGTAATGATATTGATTTGACTATTGAGAAACTGAAGCCCGACAGTTTGCATAAACAATCCTACAACTCCAAGTAATAAAAATATCAATGTCAAAGATTGACTGTTTTGATTTAAAACATGGATGAAGTAAGGTTGGAAAGCGTAGGTAAATATAGTAAAAGTTGTGCCTATACAAAAATTGATAATCAATAAAATTCCGATTTTAGGCATAGCCAAGCCAGTAATCAAGTTGTTCAAACCGAGATCCCAAAAATGGTTAACGCTATTAACTTTGTTTACAAGAGTTTCCTGTAAAAATAAAATTGTAATCACAAGAGCAAATAAAGCCATTATACTAGAAGCTAAAAAAGAAGCTCCCAAAGAAATATTTTGTGCTAACAAACTAATAGCTGGCCCTAAAATAAATCCTAAACCATTAGCAGCACCAAAAATCCCAAAAGCTTTAGCTCTATTTTCACGATTGGTTACATCTGAAATTACAGCTTGAGCAACTGAAATATTTCCTCCAGTAATTCCGTCCAAAAATCTTGCGAAAAATAAAACTAGAGCGGTTGTAGCTGTTCCCGCTATAAAATTAGCTATAACTGTACCTGCTAAACTGATAATAAGTAATGGCTTACGTCCAAATCTATCGGAAAGTTTGCCAATTATTGGAGTAGCAAAAAATTGAGTAAGAGAATATATGGAAAATAAAAAGCTTGTTTGTAAATCGTTAAGTCCGAATTGCTTACCATATAAATAAATGATGGGAATTAAAATAGTAAAACTGAGGGCATTAATAAAAGTAATTACAGCAATAATCCAAAGTT
This portion of the Oculatellaceae cyanobacterium genome encodes:
- a CDS encoding MFS transporter; the encoded protein is MNTKLWIIAVITFINALSFTILIPIIYLYGKQFGLNDLQTSFLFSIYSLTQFFATPIIGKLSDRFGRKPLLIISLAGTVIANFIAGTATTALVLFFARFLDGITGGNISVAQAVISDVTNRENRAKAFGIFGAANGLGFILGPAISLLAQNISLGASFLASSIMALFALVITILFLQETLVNKVNSVNHFWDLGLNNLITGLAMPKIGILLIINFCIGTTFTIFTYAFQPYFIHVLNQNSQSLTLIFLLLGVVGLFMQTVGLQFLNSQINIITILFIALAVRSVSFLLMPIFPNIIYFIFVIVLFSIFNSLVQPMINTLISLNATAEDQGMAMGLNASYLSIANAVGPVIAGTIMNQANAQTYGYSLYLAGILTVFVLLLAIKTRKKYAAI